One part of the Anaeromyxobacter sp. Fw109-5 genome encodes these proteins:
- the pcnB gene encoding polynucleotide adenylyltransferase PcnB: MDAPRSGDYMHDRSPTDLLPASHEEELEESRPHRPPPGLALDPPEEPPPEHPPEIPLDRLDADAVRVIARLRHMRHRAYFVGGCVRDLLLGAKPKDFDVATDAHPGEVRAIFRNCRLIGRRFRLAHVYFRGGKVIEVATFRKNPVDVGEDVPDTDDLLITRDNVFGTAEEDAVRRDFTVNGLFYDVATGEVIDYVGGREDLEARRIATIGDPEIRMREDPVRLLRAVRFAARLGFIIAPDTFEAMRRHASELARCAPARVLEEIFKILRCGGSARAFELLRASGALPVILPALAAALESWDTTGRRAFFAHLAALDRLVRSGEEVSDAVLLGAIVMHLGGPAAGPSPLEPASVDATPEEGAPAHGGHDAAAALLDSLVQSARLPRKIAERTRLALHALRMFRDPPKKRRRRGRGVAGQSYYEDALQLLQISVAATGEGQEVLERWRATSGAHPAPAPAREQPEPRRRGPERTREPRRAHAPAAAASVEIPVQAQETATEEIPFVEVAAGGEAPETPRPGTEATSAAAGDGARRRRRRRGGRRRRRRGAGEGAPAEQP; this comes from the coding sequence GTGGACGCCCCCCGATCCGGCGACTACATGCACGACCGATCTCCGACCGACCTGCTCCCGGCGTCACACGAAGAAGAACTCGAAGAGAGCCGCCCCCACCGCCCGCCGCCCGGTCTCGCGCTCGATCCTCCGGAGGAGCCGCCGCCGGAGCATCCGCCCGAGATCCCGCTCGACCGCCTCGACGCCGACGCGGTGAGGGTCATCGCGCGGCTGCGGCACATGCGCCACCGCGCGTACTTCGTCGGCGGCTGCGTGCGGGACCTGCTCCTCGGCGCCAAGCCCAAGGACTTCGACGTCGCCACCGACGCCCATCCCGGCGAGGTGCGCGCCATCTTCCGCAACTGCCGCCTCATCGGCCGGCGCTTCCGGCTCGCGCACGTCTACTTCCGCGGCGGGAAGGTCATCGAGGTCGCGACCTTCCGCAAGAACCCGGTGGACGTGGGCGAGGACGTGCCGGACACGGACGACCTCCTCATCACGCGCGACAACGTGTTCGGCACCGCCGAGGAAGACGCGGTCCGCCGCGACTTCACGGTGAACGGCCTCTTCTACGACGTCGCGACCGGCGAGGTGATCGACTACGTCGGCGGCCGCGAGGACCTCGAGGCCCGCCGCATCGCGACCATCGGCGACCCCGAGATCCGCATGCGCGAGGACCCGGTGCGCCTGCTGCGCGCCGTCCGCTTCGCGGCCCGGCTCGGCTTCATCATCGCGCCCGACACCTTCGAGGCCATGCGCCGCCACGCGAGCGAGCTCGCACGCTGCGCGCCGGCCCGGGTGCTCGAGGAGATCTTCAAGATCCTGCGCTGCGGCGGCTCCGCCCGCGCCTTCGAGCTGCTCCGCGCGAGCGGGGCGCTGCCCGTCATCCTCCCGGCGCTCGCCGCCGCGCTGGAGAGCTGGGACACGACCGGCCGCCGCGCGTTCTTCGCGCACCTCGCCGCCCTCGACCGGCTGGTGCGGTCGGGCGAGGAGGTGTCCGACGCGGTGCTGCTCGGCGCGATCGTCATGCACCTCGGAGGCCCGGCCGCCGGCCCGTCGCCGCTCGAGCCCGCGTCCGTCGACGCGACGCCGGAGGAGGGCGCCCCGGCGCACGGCGGGCACGACGCCGCCGCCGCGCTCCTCGACTCGCTCGTCCAGAGCGCCCGGCTGCCGCGCAAGATCGCCGAGCGCACGCGCCTGGCGCTCCACGCCCTCCGGATGTTCCGGGACCCGCCGAAGAAGCGGCGCCGCCGCGGCCGTGGTGTGGCCGGCCAGAGCTACTACGAGGACGCGCTGCAGCTCCTCCAGATCTCCGTCGCCGCCACGGGCGAGGGGCAGGAGGTGCTGGAGCGCTGGCGTGCGACGTCCGGCGCCCACCCGGCGCCCGCGCCCGCGCGCGAGCAGCCCGAGCCGCGCCGCCGCGGCCCCGAGCGCACGCGGGAGCCACGCCGCGCGCACGCTCCCGCTGCGGCCGCTTCCGTCGAGATCCCCGTCCAGGCGCAGGAGACCGCCACGGAGGAGATCCCGTTCGTGGAGGTCGCCGCCGGAGGGGAGGCACCCGAGACGCCCCGTCCGGGCACCGAGGCCACCTCGGCGGCTGCAGGGGACGGCGCGCGCCGCCGCCGCCGCCGTCGCGGCGGACGCCGTCGCCGCCGTCGCGGCGCGGGCGAGGGCGCTCCCGCCGAGCAGCCCTGA
- the pyrH gene encoding UMP kinase — MPSDRAATPKPSYKRILLKLSGEALMGDGKYGISPKTLSAIAGDVKDCVDLGVEVALTIGGGNIFRGVSGATEGMDRSSADYMGMLATVINAMALQDALEKIGVNTRVQSAIEMHQVAEPYIRRRAIRHLEKGRVVIFAAGTGNPYFTTDTAASLRAMEIHADVLLKATKVDGVYTDDPKKNPAATKFKQLSYIDVLKKNLKVMDSTAISLCMDNDLPIIVFDSTLRGNVRRVVLGEQIGTTVGRLEEK; from the coding sequence ATGCCGAGCGACCGAGCCGCGACGCCGAAGCCCAGCTACAAGCGCATCCTCCTCAAGCTGTCGGGCGAGGCGCTCATGGGCGACGGCAAGTACGGCATCTCGCCGAAGACCCTCTCCGCCATCGCCGGCGACGTGAAGGACTGCGTCGATCTCGGCGTCGAGGTCGCGCTCACCATCGGCGGCGGCAACATCTTCCGCGGCGTGTCCGGGGCGACGGAGGGCATGGACCGCTCCTCCGCCGACTACATGGGCATGCTCGCCACCGTCATCAACGCGATGGCGCTGCAGGACGCGCTCGAGAAGATCGGCGTGAACACGCGGGTGCAGTCGGCCATCGAGATGCACCAGGTCGCCGAGCCCTACATCCGCCGCCGCGCCATCCGCCACCTCGAGAAGGGCCGGGTGGTGATCTTCGCGGCGGGCACCGGCAACCCGTACTTCACGACCGACACCGCCGCCTCCCTCCGCGCGATGGAGATCCACGCGGACGTGCTGCTCAAGGCGACCAAGGTCGACGGCGTCTACACGGACGATCCGAAGAAGAACCCGGCCGCCACCAAGTTCAAGCAGCTCAGCTACATCGACGTCCTGAAGAAGAACCTGAAGGTGATGGACTCGACGGCCATCAGCCTCTGCATGGACAACGACCTGCCGATCATCGTGTTCGACTCGACGCTGCGCGGGAACGTTCGCCGCGTCGTGCTGGGCGAGCAGATCGGGACCACGGTCGGCCGGCTCGAGGAGAAGTAG
- the frr gene encoding ribosome recycling factor: MSVADDILNDLHGGIANTLDDLRRELASVRTGRASLHLLDGVRVDYYGTSTPLNQVATLSVPEARLIMVKPWEKNLIPVIEKAIRDANLGVNPQSDKDLVRVPIPPLTEERRKEIVKQVKHKGEDHKVAIRNQRRDAKELIEVAEKDGDIAADDAKKALDKMQKETDEGVKKVDEIVAAKEKEVMQV, encoded by the coding sequence ATGAGCGTCGCGGACGACATCCTGAACGACCTGCACGGTGGCATCGCCAACACGCTGGACGACCTCCGGCGCGAGCTGGCTTCGGTCCGCACCGGCCGCGCGAGCCTGCACCTCCTCGACGGCGTGCGGGTCGACTACTACGGCACCTCCACCCCGCTGAACCAGGTGGCCACGCTCTCCGTCCCGGAGGCGCGGCTCATCATGGTGAAGCCCTGGGAGAAGAACCTCATCCCGGTGATCGAGAAGGCCATCCGGGACGCCAACCTCGGCGTGAACCCCCAGTCCGACAAGGACCTCGTCCGCGTCCCGATCCCGCCGCTCACCGAGGAGCGCCGCAAGGAGATCGTGAAGCAGGTGAAGCACAAGGGCGAGGATCACAAGGTCGCCATCCGCAACCAGCGCCGCGACGCGAAGGAGCTCATCGAGGTCGCGGAGAAGGACGGCGACATCGCGGCGGACGACGCGAAGAAGGCCCTCGACAAGATGCAGAAGGAGACGGACGAGGGCGTGAAGAAGGTCGACGAGATCGTCGCCGCGAAGGAGAAGGAAGTGATGCAGGTGTGA
- a CDS encoding dodecin family protein, whose protein sequence is MPNSIYKVIEVVGSSPESWEKAAQAAVEAASKSLRDLRVAEVSALDIHLDGGKIAAYRTKLKLSFKFEE, encoded by the coding sequence ATGCCGAACAGCATCTACAAGGTGATCGAGGTCGTGGGATCGAGCCCCGAGTCGTGGGAGAAGGCAGCGCAGGCCGCCGTGGAGGCGGCCTCGAAGTCTCTTCGAGATCTGCGCGTGGCGGAGGTCTCCGCGCTGGACATCCACCTCGACGGCGGGAAGATCGCCGCCTACCGGACCAAGCTGAAGCTCTCGTTCAAGTTCGAGGAGTAG
- a CDS encoding polyphosphate kinase 2 family protein, with translation MAKTPEPPAVSLMRDEPLPALALSSGGRRAPPAAMPARRPRTADAALSYPVFAPGTLSLDDVDLSVKVDEDRYEQVIVDLQRRAYALQVRNFLDEGRAIVVFEGWDAAGKGGCIKRLTTLMDPRGYKVWPIGAPNEEERSYHWLWRFWTRLPRRGELAVFDRSWYGRVLVERVEKLATGEEWRRAYDEINAFERTLTADGIRLLKFFLHIDRKTQLERFRDREADPVKRYKLGPEDWRNRKAAPAYRRAIEDMLARTHRPDAPWLLVAANDKKHARLEVLRATIRLLEGKTP, from the coding sequence GTGGCGAAGACGCCGGAGCCCCCCGCCGTGTCCCTCATGCGTGACGAGCCCCTGCCGGCGCTGGCGTTAAGTTCCGGCGGGCGCCGCGCGCCCCCAGCCGCCATGCCCGCCCGCCGCCCTCGCACCGCCGACGCCGCGCTCTCCTACCCGGTGTTCGCCCCGGGGACGCTCTCGCTCGACGACGTCGATCTGTCGGTGAAGGTCGACGAAGACCGCTACGAGCAGGTGATCGTCGACCTCCAGCGGCGGGCGTACGCGCTGCAAGTCCGGAACTTCCTCGACGAGGGTCGCGCGATCGTCGTCTTCGAGGGCTGGGACGCGGCCGGCAAGGGAGGCTGCATCAAGCGGCTCACGACGCTCATGGACCCGCGCGGCTACAAGGTCTGGCCGATCGGCGCGCCGAACGAGGAGGAGCGATCGTACCACTGGCTGTGGCGGTTCTGGACGCGACTCCCGCGGCGCGGCGAGCTGGCCGTGTTCGACCGGAGCTGGTACGGGCGCGTCCTCGTGGAGCGCGTCGAGAAGCTCGCGACGGGCGAGGAGTGGCGGCGCGCGTACGACGAGATCAACGCGTTCGAGCGGACGCTCACCGCGGACGGGATCCGGCTCCTCAAGTTCTTTCTCCACATCGACCGCAAGACGCAGCTCGAGCGGTTCCGAGACCGCGAAGCCGACCCGGTGAAGCGCTACAAGCTCGGCCCGGAGGACTGGCGCAACCGGAAGGCAGCGCCCGCCTACCGCCGCGCGATCGAGGACATGCTCGCACGCACCCATCGGCCCGACGCCCCGTGGCTCCTCGTCGCGGCGAACGACAAGAAGCACGCGCGGCTCGAGGTGCTGCGCGCCACCATCCGACTCCTCGAAGGAAAGACACCTTGA
- a CDS encoding NAD+ synthase encodes MAPTGRIALAQVNTTVGDFAGNAAKIRAVTERARAEGATLVVFPELALCGYPPRDFLDLPEFLERAARTLAELAAPAEWSRDVAIVVGFPEGVAGAPPPGVYNAAALIADGRVAAVGRKSLLPTYDVFDETRYFLPSDSSTAADAGGVGLRLGLSVCEDVWNDKRFWVHPRYARDPIAELVRGGAGLVVNISASPYAMGKPGLRERMLSASAAGHGAPIAYVNQVGGNDALVFDGGSMLVGSDGAILARAPLFEEVLLVAELATGAASAVPLGRDGVAVAPGAPDPEADEVYSALVLGVRDYVRKCGFRSAIVGLSGGIDSALTACLAADALGAANVLGVAMPSRYSSGHSREDAAALADHLGIPFKEISIEPMHAAFLGQIEAAEGKPLGDLAEQNVQARIRGQLLMALSNDTGGLVLSTGNKSELAVGYCTLYGDMAGGLAVIGDVPKTLVYRVSRAANARAGRTLIPERTFTKPPSAELKPGQVDQDSLPPYDVLDDILEAYVEERLPLDAIVARGHPEATVRRVLRMVVASEYKRRQAAPVLKVSEKAFGEGRRFPIAHGYRY; translated from the coding sequence GTGGCTCCCACCGGACGCATCGCCCTCGCGCAGGTGAACACCACGGTCGGGGACTTCGCGGGGAACGCCGCGAAGATCCGCGCCGTCACGGAGCGGGCGCGCGCCGAGGGCGCGACGCTCGTCGTGTTCCCCGAGCTCGCCCTCTGCGGCTACCCGCCGCGCGACTTCCTCGACCTCCCCGAGTTCCTCGAGCGCGCCGCGCGCACGCTCGCCGAGCTCGCCGCCCCGGCGGAGTGGTCGCGCGACGTCGCGATCGTGGTCGGCTTCCCCGAGGGCGTCGCGGGCGCGCCGCCGCCCGGCGTCTACAACGCGGCGGCGCTCATCGCCGACGGGCGCGTCGCCGCCGTGGGGCGCAAGTCGCTCCTGCCCACCTACGACGTCTTCGACGAGACGCGCTACTTCCTGCCCTCCGACAGCTCGACCGCGGCGGACGCGGGGGGCGTCGGCCTCCGCCTCGGCCTGTCCGTCTGCGAGGACGTCTGGAACGACAAGCGCTTCTGGGTCCACCCGCGCTACGCGCGCGATCCCATCGCCGAGCTCGTGAGGGGGGGCGCCGGACTGGTGGTGAACATCTCCGCCTCGCCCTACGCCATGGGCAAGCCGGGGCTGCGCGAGCGGATGCTCTCCGCGAGCGCGGCGGGCCACGGCGCGCCCATCGCCTACGTGAACCAGGTGGGCGGCAACGACGCGCTCGTCTTCGACGGCGGCTCGATGCTGGTGGGGAGCGACGGCGCGATCCTCGCCCGCGCCCCGCTCTTCGAGGAGGTGCTGCTGGTCGCCGAGCTCGCGACCGGCGCGGCCAGCGCGGTCCCGCTCGGCCGCGACGGCGTCGCCGTGGCGCCCGGCGCCCCCGACCCGGAGGCGGACGAGGTCTACAGCGCGCTCGTGCTGGGGGTCCGCGACTACGTCCGCAAGTGCGGCTTCCGCAGCGCCATCGTGGGGCTCTCCGGCGGCATCGACTCGGCGCTCACGGCCTGCCTCGCGGCCGACGCGCTCGGGGCGGCGAACGTGCTCGGCGTGGCGATGCCCTCCCGCTACAGCTCCGGCCACTCGCGCGAGGACGCCGCCGCCCTCGCCGACCACCTCGGGATCCCCTTCAAGGAGATCTCCATCGAGCCGATGCACGCCGCCTTCCTCGGGCAGATCGAGGCGGCGGAGGGGAAGCCGCTCGGGGACCTGGCCGAGCAGAACGTGCAGGCCCGCATCCGAGGCCAGCTCCTGATGGCGCTCTCGAACGACACCGGCGGGCTCGTGCTCTCGACGGGCAACAAGAGCGAACTCGCGGTCGGCTACTGCACGCTCTACGGCGACATGGCGGGCGGCCTCGCCGTCATCGGCGACGTCCCGAAGACGCTCGTGTACCGGGTCTCGCGCGCCGCGAACGCGCGGGCGGGGCGCACGCTCATCCCCGAGCGCACCTTCACGAAGCCGCCCTCGGCCGAGCTGAAGCCGGGCCAGGTGGACCAGGACTCGCTGCCGCCCTACGACGTCCTCGACGACATCCTCGAGGCCTACGTCGAGGAGCGGCTCCCGCTCGACGCCATCGTGGCGCGCGGCCACCCCGAGGCGACCGTCCGCCGCGTGCTGCGCATGGTGGTGGCGAGCGAGTACAAGCGCCGCCAGGCGGCGCCGGTGCTGAAGGTGAGCGAGAAGGCGTTCGGCGAGGGCCGGCGGTTCCCGATCGCGCACGGGTACCGGTACTGA
- a CDS encoding ABC transporter substrate-binding protein gives MTASPRRRVLAVLPLALALACSRPARTLPEVKVHVASDLPAEVLADVAARFGVAKVVPVAAAADAELAWVGDPAQALALGERLVAGSAPAAEDVPARWRDPKRRFAPLGARARVLLVSPAARLPFSPSNLRDLADPRARGRISVVPFGRGAGPVTIAALVLAYGGESAGRFLSLVARNEPQLADADAEVRARVASGQATFGLAGSLEGAAAAASATPLEVVYPDQLGSGAVALPTAVALLGGASDAARALAAWLAGPDAERVLVARIPGLLPLRAEVPVPVGVEPAGNIVSLPFDWDALAAETGKQRARLERWPEGFTERK, from the coding sequence ATGACCGCGTCCCCGCGCCGCCGCGTCCTCGCCGTGCTCCCGCTCGCGCTCGCGCTCGCCTGCTCGCGCCCGGCCCGGACGCTCCCCGAGGTGAAGGTCCACGTCGCCTCCGACCTGCCCGCCGAGGTGCTCGCCGACGTGGCCGCGCGGTTCGGGGTGGCGAAGGTGGTCCCCGTGGCCGCCGCCGCGGACGCCGAGCTCGCCTGGGTCGGGGATCCCGCCCAGGCCCTCGCGCTCGGCGAGCGGCTCGTCGCCGGCAGCGCCCCCGCCGCCGAGGACGTCCCGGCGCGCTGGCGCGATCCGAAGCGCCGCTTCGCACCGCTCGGAGCCCGCGCGCGCGTGCTGCTCGTCTCCCCCGCCGCGCGACTGCCGTTCTCGCCCTCGAACCTCCGCGATCTCGCCGACCCGCGCGCGCGTGGGCGGATCTCGGTGGTCCCGTTCGGCCGCGGCGCGGGACCGGTCACCATCGCCGCGCTCGTGCTCGCCTACGGTGGCGAGAGCGCGGGCCGCTTCCTCTCGCTCGTCGCCCGCAACGAGCCGCAGCTCGCGGACGCGGACGCCGAGGTCCGCGCGCGCGTCGCCTCGGGTCAGGCGACCTTCGGGCTCGCCGGCTCCCTCGAGGGCGCCGCCGCGGCGGCGAGCGCGACGCCGCTCGAGGTCGTCTACCCGGACCAGCTAGGCTCGGGCGCGGTGGCGCTGCCCACCGCGGTGGCGCTCCTCGGCGGCGCGTCCGACGCCGCCCGCGCCCTCGCGGCCTGGCTGGCGGGGCCGGACGCGGAGCGGGTGCTGGTGGCGCGGATCCCCGGGCTGCTCCCGCTGCGCGCGGAGGTGCCGGTGCCGGTCGGGGTGGAGCCGGCGGGGAACATCGTCTCGCTGCCGTTCGATTGGGACGCGCTCGCGGCGGAGACGGGGAAGCAGCGAGCGCGGCTGGAGCGGTGGCCGGAGGGGTTCACCGAGCGGAAGTGA
- a CDS encoding serine protease, giving the protein MQVRAARALLSLALGGLAVAGPAPVAARGARGAECVGRYADTLSAMKAAAREREARPAADYVYCLRATAVYEHLSYGRGGKLRRQYYTKTRHGTGFAYGARGGESLVATNHHVVDFPEVTGEDTELEGVPAGSRRVREEVRIVSSEAEPEAPGQHALSAVVSDEALDVAVLSTPTKLRTLPYRTGSARDLRVGDAVLVRGFPLGAFPAANAGRVIAVGQRDLDRGWDHEDFAVDALLNLGSSGSPVLAVSCTTGEPELVGIYHAGYKGAQGLNVVVGIDQVRGLLEGLRASPREVAARDPGVDRASARAVLAKGPVVMPFGGRVVRAELSGGGVRFSLLDASYPLSTRVELAVLDTGPRSGPGGDELSEALWEQLGLVLHYRRVEEERESASASSARARVEEHIRDREEEQADLIAAAEAGADGLALIGGAVRDPATGTAAPDARTPRGAPPPPARTRGLRQTVAP; this is encoded by the coding sequence ATGCAAGTCCGCGCAGCCCGCGCGCTCCTTTCCCTCGCCCTCGGCGGCCTCGCGGTCGCGGGGCCCGCACCCGTCGCGGCGCGCGGTGCGCGGGGGGCGGAGTGCGTGGGGCGCTACGCGGACACCCTCTCGGCGATGAAGGCCGCGGCGCGCGAGCGCGAGGCACGCCCGGCCGCGGACTACGTGTACTGCCTGCGGGCCACCGCGGTGTACGAGCACCTCTCCTACGGCCGCGGCGGGAAGCTGCGCCGGCAGTACTACACGAAGACCCGACACGGCACCGGCTTCGCCTACGGCGCGCGCGGCGGCGAGTCGCTCGTCGCCACGAACCACCACGTGGTGGACTTCCCGGAGGTGACGGGAGAGGACACCGAGCTCGAGGGCGTGCCGGCCGGCTCGCGACGGGTGCGAGAGGAGGTCCGCATCGTCTCCAGCGAGGCGGAGCCCGAGGCGCCGGGGCAGCACGCGCTCAGCGCCGTCGTCTCGGACGAGGCGCTCGACGTGGCGGTGCTCTCCACGCCCACGAAGCTCCGCACGCTCCCGTACCGCACCGGCAGCGCGCGAGACCTGCGGGTCGGGGACGCCGTGCTGGTGCGAGGCTTCCCGCTGGGCGCGTTCCCGGCCGCCAACGCGGGGCGGGTCATCGCCGTCGGGCAGCGCGACCTCGATCGTGGCTGGGACCACGAGGACTTCGCCGTCGACGCCCTCCTCAACCTCGGCAGCTCCGGCAGCCCCGTGCTCGCCGTCTCCTGCACCACCGGTGAGCCCGAGCTCGTCGGCATCTACCACGCGGGCTACAAGGGCGCGCAGGGGCTGAACGTGGTCGTCGGCATCGACCAGGTGCGCGGCCTGCTGGAAGGGCTGCGCGCCTCGCCGCGCGAGGTCGCCGCGCGGGATCCGGGCGTCGATCGGGCCTCGGCGCGTGCCGTGCTCGCGAAGGGGCCGGTCGTCATGCCTTTCGGGGGGCGCGTGGTGCGCGCCGAGCTCTCCGGCGGCGGAGTACGGTTCTCGCTCCTCGACGCGAGCTATCCCCTCTCGACCCGCGTGGAGCTCGCCGTGCTCGACACCGGCCCGCGCTCCGGCCCCGGCGGGGACGAGCTCAGCGAGGCGCTCTGGGAGCAGCTCGGGCTGGTCCTCCACTACCGGCGGGTCGAGGAGGAGCGCGAGAGCGCGAGCGCTTCGTCCGCGCGCGCGCGCGTCGAGGAGCACATCCGTGACCGCGAGGAGGAGCAGGCGGACCTCATCGCGGCGGCGGAGGCGGGCGCGGACGGGCTCGCGCTGATCGGAGGGGCGGTGCGCGACCCGGCGACCGGCACCGCGGCCCCCGACGCTCGGACGCCGAGAGGAGCCCCTCCTCCGCCCGCGCGCACGCGGGGCCTGCGACAAACGGTCGCCCCCTGA
- a CDS encoding LuxR C-terminal-related transcriptional regulator, translating into MAQIDIEILTPFAAKFMEGTTLTPAERAEVLRIAQGFACKDSAAAAGVSPETIRARRKRIYRKLDVPGSGELLASLLALSLKMLAKGERIEPRPVTPAQPQPTTTVSSAVVAR; encoded by the coding sequence ATGGCTCAGATCGATATCGAGATCCTCACGCCGTTCGCCGCCAAGTTCATGGAGGGCACGACGCTCACGCCTGCTGAGCGCGCCGAGGTCCTCCGGATCGCCCAGGGCTTCGCCTGCAAGGACTCCGCGGCCGCCGCTGGCGTCTCGCCCGAGACCATCCGCGCGCGCCGCAAGCGCATCTACCGCAAGCTCGACGTGCCCGGCTCCGGCGAGCTCCTCGCGAGCCTCCTCGCGCTCTCGCTCAAGATGCTCGCGAAGGGCGAGCGGATCGAGCCGCGCCCCGTCACGCCGGCGCAGCCGCAGCCGACCACGACGGTGTCGTCCGCCGTCGTCGCCCGCTAG
- the tkt gene encoding transketolase — translation MPSASRDLVEKAVNTIRMLSADAVQQANSGHPGMPMGAADMAFVLWTRHLRFDPRQPRWIGRDRFVLSAGHGSMLLYSLLHLAGFDCTVEDLKKFRQLHSRTPGHPEFGYLPGVEVTSGPLGQGFANGVGFALGQAMLSAKLGPGNPLEDHFVYAIVSDGDLMEGVAAEAASFAGHNALGRLVYLYDDNEITIDGHTSIAFTGEDVTERFEGYGWHVQEVDGRDHDGIDRAIQAAKAELGKPSLIRVRTTIGFGSPGKAGKSSAHGAPLGEAELAATKKNLGWPEEPRFLVPDDVRALWREVQAEKAKQVEAWREKERAWRQANGEKAALLDVHVDRWVPERILERVLDGAAGAEATRKLSAATIQKIAPLVPCLVGGSADLAESNLTDIKGGGSFSPSTPAGRNVHYGIREHAMGAIANGLAYDGLHIPFTGTFLQFADYMRPTVRLAALSGLQNVFVWTHDSIFLGEDGPTHQPVEHLTALRAIPNLHVCRPCDGDEVAVAWAHALTRRNGPTALILSRQKIAPVKRDGDFDPEAALRGAYVVAAPEGARFSILATGSEVALAQAALEVLAQKGLRGRLVSVPCLACFEAQPKAWQDQVLPPGLPAVALEAARGLEWWKHVGKDGLVLGIDRFGASAPEKALAEEYGFTPAQIAGRIESWLAR, via the coding sequence CTTCGTCCTGTGGACGCGCCACCTGCGGTTCGATCCGCGGCAGCCGCGCTGGATCGGCCGCGACCGGTTCGTCCTCTCGGCCGGCCACGGGTCGATGCTGCTGTACTCGCTCCTCCACCTCGCCGGCTTCGACTGCACCGTCGAGGATCTGAAGAAGTTCCGGCAGCTCCACTCGCGCACGCCCGGACACCCCGAGTTCGGCTACCTGCCCGGCGTGGAGGTGACGAGCGGCCCGCTCGGCCAGGGCTTCGCGAACGGCGTGGGCTTCGCCCTCGGCCAGGCGATGCTCTCGGCCAAGCTCGGCCCCGGCAACCCCCTCGAGGATCACTTCGTCTACGCCATCGTGTCGGACGGCGACCTCATGGAGGGCGTCGCCGCCGAGGCGGCGAGCTTCGCCGGCCACAACGCGCTCGGCCGGCTCGTCTACCTCTACGACGACAACGAGATCACCATCGACGGCCACACCTCCATCGCCTTCACCGGCGAGGACGTGACGGAGCGCTTCGAGGGCTACGGCTGGCACGTGCAGGAGGTCGACGGCCGCGATCACGACGGGATCGACCGGGCCATCCAGGCCGCCAAGGCGGAGCTCGGGAAGCCCTCGCTCATCCGCGTCCGCACCACCATCGGCTTCGGCTCGCCGGGCAAGGCCGGCAAGTCGTCGGCCCACGGCGCGCCGCTCGGCGAGGCCGAGCTCGCCGCCACGAAGAAGAACCTGGGCTGGCCGGAGGAGCCGCGCTTCCTCGTCCCCGACGACGTGCGCGCGCTCTGGCGCGAGGTGCAGGCGGAGAAGGCGAAGCAGGTCGAGGCGTGGCGCGAGAAGGAGCGCGCCTGGCGCCAGGCGAACGGCGAGAAGGCCGCGCTGCTCGACGTGCACGTGGACCGCTGGGTGCCGGAGCGGATCCTGGAGCGCGTCCTCGACGGCGCCGCCGGCGCGGAGGCGACACGCAAGCTCTCCGCGGCGACGATCCAGAAGATCGCCCCGCTCGTCCCGTGCCTGGTCGGCGGCTCCGCCGACCTCGCCGAGTCGAACCTCACCGACATCAAGGGCGGCGGGTCGTTCTCCCCGTCGACCCCGGCCGGCCGCAACGTGCACTACGGCATCCGCGAGCACGCCATGGGCGCGATCGCGAACGGCCTCGCCTACGACGGGCTTCACATCCCGTTCACGGGCACGTTCCTGCAGTTCGCCGACTACATGCGCCCGACGGTGCGCCTCGCCGCGCTCTCCGGGCTCCAGAACGTCTTCGTCTGGACGCACGACTCCATCTTCCTCGGCGAGGACGGCCCCACGCACCAGCCGGTGGAGCACCTCACCGCGCTGCGCGCCATCCCGAACCTCCACGTGTGCCGGCCGTGCGACGGCGACGAGGTGGCGGTCGCGTGGGCGCACGCGCTCACCCGCCGGAACGGCCCGACCGCGCTCATCCTGTCGCGCCAGAAGATCGCGCCCGTGAAGCGCGACGGCGACTTCGACCCGGAGGCGGCGCTCCGCGGCGCCTACGTGGTTGCGGCCCCCGAGGGCGCGCGGTTCTCGATCCTGGCGACGGGGTCGGAGGTGGCGCTCGCGCAGGCCGCCCTCGAGGTCCTCGCGCAGAAGGGGCTCCGCGGCCGGCTCGTGTCGGTGCCGTGCCTCGCGTGCTTCGAGGCGCAGCCGAAGGCGTGGCAGGACCAGGTGCTCCCGCCGGGCCTGCCGGCCGTGGCGCTCGAGGCGGCGCGCGGGCTCGAGTGGTGGAAGCACGTCGGCAAGGACGGGCTCGTGCTCGGCATCGATCGCTTCGGCGCGAGCGCGCCGGAGAAGGCGCTGGCCGAGGAGTACGGCTTCACGCCCGCGCAGATCGCCGGACGCATCGAGAGCTGGCTGGCGCGGTAG